Proteins encoded by one window of Microbacterium sp. BK668:
- a CDS encoding extracellular solute-binding protein, with the protein MRRRILTLAAVAAGALALTACGGGGGSAGEGMDSKGDITIWYSNNEAEIEWGKQMVEAWNADHPDEQIKAQEIPAGKSSEEVIGAAITAGNAPCLVFNTSPAAVPGFQKQGGLVNLSDFEDGDSYITERSGDIAEQYRSEDGGFYQFPWKSNPVMIFYNKALFQQAGLDPENPKLSTYDEFLETARTISQSGVAPFAINPAPTSEFFQSWFDFYPLYAAQTGGTQLVEDGAATFNSEDGATVADFWRTLYDEGLAGREQYQGDAFADAYAAMAIVGPWAISVYEDVDWGAVPVPTENGTDPAETWTFSDAKNVGMFSACENKGTAWDVLKFATSEDQDGKWLESTGQMPLRQNLTETYPDYFSANAAYEQFGDQASRTVEVPNVQNSVEIWQTFRDGYSKSVIFGEEDVSAFLQDAADKIDSLASGS; encoded by the coding sequence ATGCGACGACGCATTCTGACTCTCGCGGCTGTCGCCGCGGGAGCCCTCGCCCTCACCGCGTGCGGAGGAGGCGGCGGTTCGGCCGGCGAGGGGATGGACAGCAAGGGCGACATCACCATCTGGTACTCCAACAACGAGGCCGAGATCGAGTGGGGCAAGCAGATGGTCGAGGCGTGGAACGCCGACCACCCCGACGAGCAGATCAAGGCGCAGGAGATCCCGGCCGGCAAGTCGAGCGAGGAGGTCATCGGCGCCGCCATCACGGCGGGCAACGCTCCGTGCCTCGTGTTCAACACCTCGCCCGCCGCGGTGCCGGGCTTCCAGAAGCAGGGCGGCCTGGTCAACCTGTCGGACTTCGAGGACGGCGACTCGTACATCACCGAGCGCAGCGGCGACATCGCCGAGCAGTACCGGTCCGAGGACGGCGGCTTCTACCAGTTCCCGTGGAAGAGCAACCCCGTGATGATCTTCTACAACAAGGCGCTCTTCCAGCAGGCCGGGCTCGACCCCGAGAACCCGAAGCTGTCGACGTACGACGAGTTCCTCGAGACGGCACGCACCATCTCGCAGTCCGGTGTGGCCCCCTTCGCGATCAACCCCGCCCCGACGAGCGAGTTCTTCCAGTCCTGGTTCGACTTCTACCCGCTCTACGCCGCCCAGACCGGTGGCACGCAGCTCGTCGAGGACGGCGCAGCGACGTTCAACAGCGAAGACGGCGCGACGGTGGCCGACTTCTGGCGCACGCTCTACGACGAGGGTCTCGCCGGCCGGGAGCAGTACCAGGGCGACGCGTTCGCCGACGCCTACGCCGCGATGGCGATCGTCGGCCCGTGGGCGATCTCGGTCTACGAGGACGTCGATTGGGGCGCCGTCCCGGTGCCGACCGAGAACGGCACGGATCCGGCCGAGACGTGGACCTTCAGCGACGCCAAGAACGTCGGCATGTTCAGCGCGTGCGAGAACAAGGGAACGGCCTGGGACGTCCTGAAATTCGCCACCAGCGAGGACCAGGACGGCAAGTGGCTCGAGTCGACGGGGCAGATGCCGCTCCGCCAGAACCTCACCGAGACCTACCCCGACTACTTCTCGGCGAACGCCGCCTACGAGCAGTTCGGCGACCAGGCCTCGCGCACCGTCGAGGTGCCCAACGTCCAGAACTCGGTCGAGATCTGGCAGACGTTCCGCGACGGCTACTCGAAGTCCGTGATCTTCGGCGAGGAGGATGTCTCGGCCTTCCTCCAGGATGCCGCCGACAAGATCGACTCGCTGGCATCGGGCAGCTGA
- a CDS encoding carbohydrate ABC transporter permease codes for MRRALGSKVALYVVLSIGALAFLFPFYYMVIGSLQTDPDPTVAGAFPDPANISADNYVAINERINLLTGLANSGIFTMGAILGTVVFGLLAGYALAVLHWRGRGTVFALALLVQVVPFQLLMIPLYVMIARDYGLSDSYLGMIIPFFINSTAVVIFRQYFLQLPKEMFDAARIDGAGELRLLWSVALPLVRPALLTVVLLTFIGPWNEFLWPFLITKEASMQPLAVSLANFISNIAASTANPFGAMLAGAVVLAIPAVVLFLVFQRWFTSNELGSGVKG; via the coding sequence ATGAGGCGCGCGCTCGGAAGCAAGGTCGCGCTCTACGTCGTGCTGTCGATCGGCGCGCTCGCGTTCCTCTTCCCCTTCTACTACATGGTGATCGGCTCGCTGCAGACCGACCCCGACCCGACCGTCGCCGGAGCGTTCCCCGATCCGGCGAACATCAGCGCCGACAACTACGTCGCGATCAACGAGCGGATCAACCTGCTGACGGGTCTGGCGAACTCGGGGATCTTCACGATGGGGGCGATCCTCGGCACCGTCGTGTTCGGTCTTCTCGCCGGGTACGCCCTGGCGGTGCTGCACTGGCGGGGACGCGGCACCGTGTTCGCGCTGGCGCTCCTCGTGCAGGTCGTGCCCTTCCAGCTGCTGATGATCCCGCTGTACGTGATGATCGCGCGCGACTACGGCCTGTCCGACAGCTACCTGGGCATGATCATCCCGTTCTTCATCAACTCGACAGCCGTCGTCATCTTCCGGCAGTACTTCCTGCAGCTCCCCAAGGAGATGTTCGACGCCGCCCGCATCGACGGGGCAGGGGAGCTGCGGCTCTTGTGGAGCGTCGCACTGCCGCTCGTGCGACCCGCTCTCCTGACGGTCGTGCTGCTCACCTTCATCGGCCCGTGGAACGAGTTCCTCTGGCCCTTCCTCATCACGAAGGAGGCGTCGATGCAGCCGCTGGCCGTCTCGCTCGCCAACTTCATCTCCAACATCGCGGCCTCGACGGCCAACCCGTTCGGAGCCATGCTCGCCGGCGCCGTCGTGCTCGCCATCCCGGCGGTGGTGCTGTTCCTCGTGTTCCAGCGGTGGTTCACGTCGAACGAGCTCGGATCGGGAGTGAAGGGATGA
- the purN gene encoding phosphoribosylglycinamide formyltransferase — protein sequence MLTVAVLISGTGSNLRALLDAAADPDYPARVVVVGADREAEGFAHAEEYGVPTFLVPWREYDSREDWGSELARQLDVWRPDLVVLSGLMRLLPPSVVEAWAPRIINTHPAYLPEFPGAHAVRDAIAEGAVQTGASVIVVDDGVDTGPIVAQERVPVLPGDDEHSLHERIKPVERRLLIDVVRRIATGELDLAAAAASVSPSS from the coding sequence GTGCTCACGGTCGCCGTCCTCATCTCGGGTACGGGATCGAATCTGCGGGCGCTGCTGGATGCCGCGGCCGACCCGGACTATCCCGCTCGCGTCGTCGTGGTCGGCGCCGACCGGGAAGCCGAGGGCTTCGCCCACGCCGAGGAGTACGGCGTCCCGACCTTCCTCGTCCCGTGGCGCGAGTACGACTCCCGCGAGGACTGGGGTTCCGAACTGGCCCGTCAGCTCGACGTCTGGCGGCCCGACCTCGTGGTGCTGAGCGGCCTGATGCGTCTGCTGCCGCCGTCGGTGGTCGAGGCGTGGGCTCCGCGGATCATCAACACGCACCCCGCCTACCTGCCCGAGTTCCCCGGCGCGCACGCCGTCCGCGACGCGATCGCAGAGGGCGCCGTGCAGACCGGCGCGAGCGTCATCGTCGTCGACGACGGGGTCGATACCGGCCCGATCGTCGCACAGGAGCGCGTGCCCGTCCTCCCCGGAGACGACGAGCACAGCCTGCACGAGCGCATCAAGCCCGTGGAGCGCCGGCTCCTGATCGACGTCGTGCGGCGGATCGCGACGGGCGAACTCGACCTCGCGGCGGCCGCGGCATCCGTCTCTCCTTCCTCCTGA
- a CDS encoding sugar ABC transporter permease, whose amino-acid sequence MTTTVAGPAGRTGKNDPARPGPPAREQGRGRRRRGILGENPIGVLLSAPYIAFIALVFAYPIVFAVWMSFHDYFFAAPGAQVDRPFVGFENYVAVLSDPKVWQSFYNVGVFLVINVPLTVVISILLATALNRVVHAKTFFRVSYYVPYVTASVAVVAVWMFLFAKNGLINQILGPLAPNPSWLVNSALAMPTIAFFVTWKGMGFYILLYLAALQNIPKELYESVSMDGGGRVRQFFSVTVPGVRPATLLVVLLSTITGANLFTEPYLLTGGGGPNGASATPVLLIYQKGIQQGNPDVAAAIGVMLIIMVLALAAIQRKFVGGEES is encoded by the coding sequence ATGACCACCACGGTCGCGGGACCGGCCGGCCGGACGGGGAAGAACGACCCCGCCCGGCCGGGACCGCCCGCACGGGAGCAGGGGCGGGGCCGGCGGCGGCGCGGCATCCTCGGGGAGAACCCCATCGGGGTGCTGCTCTCGGCGCCCTACATCGCCTTCATCGCGCTCGTCTTCGCCTATCCGATCGTCTTCGCGGTCTGGATGTCGTTCCACGACTACTTCTTCGCCGCGCCCGGCGCGCAGGTCGACCGGCCCTTCGTCGGCTTCGAGAACTACGTCGCGGTGCTGTCCGATCCGAAGGTGTGGCAGTCGTTCTACAACGTCGGGGTGTTCCTGGTCATCAACGTGCCGCTCACGGTGGTGATCTCGATCCTGCTCGCGACGGCGCTCAACCGGGTCGTCCACGCGAAGACCTTCTTCCGCGTGAGCTACTACGTGCCGTACGTGACAGCATCCGTCGCCGTCGTCGCGGTGTGGATGTTCCTCTTCGCCAAGAACGGTCTGATCAACCAGATCCTCGGGCCGCTCGCCCCGAATCCCTCGTGGCTGGTCAACTCCGCGCTCGCGATGCCGACGATCGCCTTCTTCGTCACGTGGAAGGGGATGGGGTTCTACATCCTGCTGTACCTCGCCGCGCTGCAGAACATCCCGAAGGAGCTCTACGAGTCGGTCTCTATGGACGGCGGCGGACGCGTGCGGCAGTTCTTCAGCGTCACGGTGCCGGGCGTGCGTCCCGCGACGCTCCTCGTGGTGCTGCTCTCGACGATCACGGGGGCGAACCTCTTCACGGAGCCCTACCTGCTGACCGGCGGCGGAGGGCCGAACGGCGCCTCGGCGACGCCCGTCCTGCTCATCTACCAGAAGGGCATCCAGCAGGGGAATCCGGATGTGGCAGCCGCCATCGGCGTGATGCTCATCATCATGGTGCTGGCTCTGGCGGCCATCCAGCGCAAGTTCGTCGGGGGTGAGGAGTCATGA
- a CDS encoding DUF6350 family protein: MHRLIVALLAAFDAAIAVAVGIAAILAPLTLVWVLGLGDTADWTALWPAGAAVWQFGHLAPLQVTLPGDYLAVTGIDEAAASFVLSLAPLAFATFTGVFAARSGVRASRADAWATGVGTGTLVVAALATLVSLTSQNPVAVAEVWQAILFPTLVYAVPALVAAVVAEWREAPDGVVARIRDRTEAWRGGWGDVVGVSARASAVAVTGLVGVGALLVAVALTARAGDIVALYQAANLDLLGATAVTLAQFAYLPTLVVWGMSFAAGPGFSLGAGSAVSPSGTQVGVVPGVPILGAIPESTSPWLLLIVLLPIGVGALAGWAARSRLLAAAGYVPQGRARRPEKRVDASPAAPPAVASTSVAQTGDARRSSLEGLLAASREPAAVEPAAEAPAVEPAAADAASPTARPAVHEPFLPRLAVTIGIAVAAAGAAALLAAFASGSAGPGRLSEMGPAPGPVALAVGLETAVGAGILLLSGRRGSGDRPLDVAPETAAPANAGDETVPTPPWMAPLPPPAESASPDPSAPASERSVPPASPERLAGTGGATAEPDAVTAPIELPPAPDTPPKRPSVD, from the coding sequence ATGCACCGCCTGATCGTCGCCCTCCTCGCAGCCTTCGACGCCGCCATCGCGGTCGCCGTCGGGATCGCCGCGATCCTGGCTCCCCTCACCCTCGTCTGGGTGCTGGGCCTCGGCGACACCGCCGACTGGACCGCTCTCTGGCCGGCGGGCGCGGCGGTGTGGCAGTTCGGGCACCTCGCCCCCTTGCAGGTCACGCTGCCCGGCGACTACCTCGCGGTAACGGGGATCGACGAAGCCGCGGCATCCTTCGTCCTCTCCCTCGCCCCGCTCGCCTTCGCGACCTTCACCGGCGTCTTCGCCGCACGCTCAGGCGTGCGTGCGTCGCGGGCCGACGCGTGGGCTACCGGGGTCGGAACCGGAACCCTCGTGGTGGCGGCCCTCGCGACGCTCGTCTCGCTCACGTCGCAGAATCCGGTCGCCGTCGCCGAGGTGTGGCAGGCGATCCTCTTCCCGACGCTCGTCTACGCCGTGCCCGCTCTCGTCGCCGCCGTCGTCGCCGAGTGGAGAGAAGCGCCGGACGGCGTCGTCGCACGGATCCGTGACCGCACCGAGGCATGGCGCGGCGGGTGGGGCGATGTCGTGGGCGTCTCGGCGCGGGCGTCGGCGGTGGCCGTGACGGGTCTCGTCGGGGTCGGGGCGCTTCTCGTCGCCGTCGCCCTCACGGCCCGTGCCGGCGACATCGTCGCGCTGTATCAAGCGGCGAACCTCGATCTCCTCGGCGCCACCGCGGTGACGCTCGCCCAGTTCGCCTACCTGCCCACGCTCGTCGTGTGGGGGATGTCCTTCGCGGCCGGCCCCGGCTTCAGCCTGGGCGCGGGCTCGGCGGTCTCGCCGTCAGGCACGCAGGTCGGCGTCGTGCCGGGCGTGCCGATCCTCGGGGCGATCCCGGAGTCGACGTCCCCCTGGCTCCTGCTGATCGTCCTCCTCCCCATCGGCGTCGGAGCCCTTGCCGGCTGGGCGGCCCGCTCGCGCCTTCTCGCCGCGGCGGGGTACGTCCCGCAGGGTCGCGCGCGACGCCCGGAGAAGAGGGTGGATGCCTCGCCCGCGGCCCCGCCGGCGGTAGCCTCGACGAGCGTCGCGCAGACCGGCGATGCCCGCCGCTCGAGCCTCGAGGGCCTGCTCGCCGCGAGCCGGGAGCCGGCGGCCGTGGAGCCGGCGGCCGAGGCGCCGGCCGTGGAGCCGGCCGCCGCGGATGCCGCGTCCCCGACCGCTCGTCCGGCGGTTCACGAGCCGTTTCTTCCACGCCTCGCCGTCACGATCGGAATCGCCGTCGCCGCCGCGGGCGCGGCCGCCCTCCTCGCCGCCTTCGCGTCGGGATCGGCGGGACCCGGCCGGCTCTCCGAGATGGGGCCTGCTCCGGGGCCGGTCGCCCTCGCGGTGGGCCTGGAGACTGCGGTCGGCGCCGGCATCCTGCTCCTCTCGGGTCGTCGCGGCTCCGGGGACCGGCCGCTGGATGTCGCGCCGGAGACCGCTGCGCCCGCGAACGCGGGTGACGAGACCGTGCCGACGCCTCCGTGGATGGCGCCGCTCCCGCCTCCCGCCGAGTCGGCGTCGCCCGACCCATCCGCCCCTGCGAGCGAGCGGAGCGTGCCTCCGGCGTCGCCCGAACGGCTCGCCGGCACCGGCGGGGCGACGGCCGAGCCCGACGCCGTGACGGCTCCGATCGAGCTCCCCCCGGCGCCGGACACGCCGCCGAAGCGGCCGTCGGTAGACTAG
- a CDS encoding AlkA N-terminal domain-containing protein, producing the protein MSFAERYRVIQSRDPRFDGQFVTAVRSTGIYCRPSCPARTPKESNVTFYATSAAAHEAGYRACKRCLPEAAPGSPAWNLRGDTTARAMRLIADGVVEREGVPGLARRLGYSPRHLTRLLTAELGAGPLALSRAHRAHTARMLLVGTDLPAADVAFSAGFASVRQFNDTVREVFGMPPLELRARRRRPAHAFAAAADAPGAIDLILPHRGPLDAAGLFAWMRARAIPGVETASDSTFSRTLRLAGGPAWFELRLDDGGHVRLRARLTALRDLPAVVARARRLFDLDADPIAVDEALARHPALTDLVARIPGIRVPGAADPHEMLIRAMVGQQITVAAARTALTALASVLGERVDGFGDDTLLFPTMAAIAERGHEVLRGPAARTRALLGAATALADGSLTLTTGDDGPEQRAALLAMPGIGPWTADYVGMRVLGDPDVLLPGDVAARAGAAAVGIPSDQAGLVAWSARTAPWRSYLMAHLWAAAPASRPRRVDPASRPRGVDSAGRAGLSTPNPARRTSAPTLETS; encoded by the coding sequence ATGTCGTTCGCCGAGCGGTACCGCGTCATCCAGTCGCGCGACCCGCGCTTCGACGGTCAGTTCGTCACCGCCGTCCGCTCGACGGGCATCTACTGCCGGCCGAGCTGCCCGGCCCGCACGCCCAAGGAGTCGAACGTCACCTTCTACGCCACGAGCGCCGCCGCCCACGAGGCGGGCTACCGCGCGTGCAAGCGGTGCCTTCCCGAGGCCGCGCCGGGATCGCCGGCATGGAACCTGCGCGGTGACACGACGGCGCGCGCCATGCGACTCATCGCCGACGGCGTCGTCGAGCGCGAGGGCGTGCCGGGTCTCGCCCGGCGGCTGGGCTATTCGCCTCGCCACCTCACCCGGCTGCTCACGGCCGAGCTGGGCGCCGGGCCGCTCGCGCTCAGCCGCGCGCACCGCGCGCACACGGCGCGCATGCTGCTCGTCGGCACCGACCTGCCGGCCGCCGACGTCGCGTTCTCGGCCGGCTTCGCGAGCGTCCGGCAGTTCAACGACACCGTGCGGGAGGTGTTCGGGATGCCGCCCCTCGAGCTCCGTGCGCGTCGACGGCGTCCTGCCCACGCCTTCGCGGCGGCTGCCGACGCCCCCGGCGCGATCGACCTGATCCTGCCGCACCGCGGCCCGCTGGACGCCGCGGGCCTCTTCGCCTGGATGAGGGCGCGGGCGATCCCCGGCGTCGAGACCGCGTCCGACTCCACCTTCTCCCGCACTCTCCGGCTCGCGGGCGGCCCCGCCTGGTTCGAGCTCCGCCTCGACGACGGCGGGCACGTCCGGCTCCGCGCCCGCCTCACCGCCCTCCGCGACCTCCCCGCCGTCGTCGCACGCGCGCGGCGGCTGTTCGACCTCGACGCCGACCCGATCGCCGTCGACGAGGCGCTCGCCCGGCATCCGGCGCTCACGGATCTCGTCGCGCGGATTCCCGGCATCCGCGTTCCCGGGGCCGCCGACCCGCACGAGATGCTCATCCGGGCGATGGTCGGCCAGCAGATCACCGTCGCAGCCGCGCGCACCGCGCTCACGGCGCTCGCCTCCGTGCTGGGCGAGCGGGTCGACGGCTTCGGTGACGACACCCTCCTCTTCCCGACGATGGCGGCCATCGCGGAGCGCGGGCACGAGGTGCTGCGCGGGCCCGCGGCGCGCACGCGCGCGCTGCTCGGTGCCGCCACGGCCCTCGCCGACGGCAGTCTCACGCTCACGACCGGCGATGACGGGCCGGAGCAGCGGGCCGCGCTCCTGGCGATGCCCGGCATCGGCCCGTGGACGGCTGACTACGTCGGCATGCGGGTGCTGGGAGATCCCGATGTGCTCCTCCCCGGCGACGTCGCCGCCCGCGCGGGCGCCGCGGCCGTCGGCATCCCCTCCGATCAGGCGGGACTCGTCGCCTGGTCGGCCCGCACGGCCCCCTGGCGCAGCTACCTCATGGCTCACCTGTGGGCGGCGGCTCCGGCATCCCGCCCGCGCCGCGTCGATCCGGCATCCCGCCCGCGCGGCGTCGACTCCGCGGGCCGCGCCGGCCTCTCGACCCCGAACCCCGCCCGGCGTACATCCGCCCCCACTCTGGAGACCTCATGA
- a CDS encoding glycosidase, which yields MTMPDPTVPYRLTRVGVLMTPDPGDPTEAEGVLNPASGRGPEGELYLLPRLVAAGNVSRVGLARVVVDGGVPVGVEREGIVLEPDRGWERGVGNAGVEDPRITWIEALGLHVMTYVAYGPLGPRTAVAVSTDLREWRRLGPALFRYDDALDMDLNLFHNKDTVFFPEPLTAPDGTEALAVLHRPMWDLGETKPGQGVRLPAGVDDPRQSIWISYVPLEAVRADIADIVLWEQHRFVAGPRYDFEELKIGGGPPPRRVPEGWLILHHGVTGVIDSAFSQQQNVNYAAGAMILDAADPARVLARTAQPLLKAETEEERSGIVPNVVFPTAIEEIDGQLFVFYGMADSKIGVALLERTGDDRP from the coding sequence ATGACCATGCCAGACCCCACCGTCCCCTACCGCCTCACGCGGGTCGGCGTGCTCATGACGCCCGACCCGGGCGATCCGACCGAGGCCGAGGGCGTGCTCAATCCGGCGTCGGGACGCGGTCCCGAGGGCGAGCTCTACCTGCTCCCGCGCCTCGTCGCCGCGGGCAACGTCTCGCGTGTGGGCCTGGCCCGCGTCGTCGTCGACGGGGGCGTGCCGGTCGGGGTCGAGCGCGAGGGCATCGTCCTCGAGCCCGACCGAGGCTGGGAGCGCGGTGTCGGCAACGCCGGCGTCGAGGATCCGCGCATCACGTGGATCGAGGCGCTCGGCCTCCACGTCATGACGTACGTCGCGTACGGACCGCTCGGTCCGAGGACTGCCGTCGCGGTGTCGACCGATCTGCGCGAGTGGAGGCGTCTCGGGCCCGCGCTCTTCCGCTACGACGACGCGCTCGACATGGACCTCAACCTGTTCCACAACAAGGACACGGTGTTCTTCCCCGAGCCGCTCACGGCGCCGGACGGCACCGAGGCGCTCGCGGTGCTCCACCGGCCGATGTGGGACCTCGGCGAGACCAAGCCCGGGCAGGGCGTGCGCCTCCCGGCCGGCGTCGACGATCCGCGGCAGTCCATCTGGATCAGCTACGTCCCGCTCGAAGCGGTGCGCGCCGACATCGCCGACATCGTCCTGTGGGAGCAGCACCGCTTCGTCGCGGGGCCACGCTACGACTTCGAGGAGCTGAAGATCGGCGGCGGCCCGCCTCCCCGGCGGGTGCCGGAGGGGTGGCTCATCCTGCACCACGGCGTCACGGGCGTCATCGACAGCGCGTTCTCGCAGCAGCAGAACGTCAACTATGCGGCGGGGGCGATGATCCTGGATGCCGCGGACCCCGCTCGCGTGCTCGCCCGCACCGCTCAGCCGCTCCTCAAGGCCGAGACGGAGGAGGAGCGCAGCGGCATCGTCCCGAACGTCGTCTTCCCGACGGCGATCGAGGAGATCGACGGGCAGCTCTTCGTCTTCTACGGGATGGCCGACTCGAAGATCGGCGTCGCGCTTCTCGAGCGGACGGGCGACGACCGCCCCTGA
- a CDS encoding LacI family DNA-binding transcriptional regulator, translating into MGQTPPTIADVARRAGVSKGLVSFALNGRPGVAPETRSRILEVARELGWTPSLQGRSLSTGRSFACGLVIGRSADVIAADPFFHSFIAGLEDEFSVSGQVLVLAVANPGRQEEATYRGLAVDRRVDGVVLTDLRAADERVPLVAGLGLAAVTLGVPDVESPFSSVAVDDGAGIHSAVEHLVALGHRRLAHVAGPDAMLHSKRRRDAFHAAVTAAGADGRSIETDFSAAEGAAATEAILSAPDAPTAIVYSNDHMATAGLGVAQRRGIVVPRDLSITGFDDTDLGRYLHPALTSVTTDARAWGRVAARTLLDAIGGGERVRLDLPASTLALRDSTGPAPNDQSG; encoded by the coding sequence ATGGGTCAGACGCCGCCGACCATCGCCGACGTCGCGCGCCGTGCCGGGGTCAGCAAGGGGCTCGTCTCGTTCGCCCTCAATGGGCGCCCCGGTGTCGCCCCCGAGACCCGCAGCCGTATCCTCGAGGTCGCGCGGGAGCTCGGCTGGACGCCCAGCCTGCAGGGCCGGTCGCTCAGCACGGGGCGCTCGTTCGCGTGTGGGCTCGTAATCGGGCGCAGCGCCGACGTCATCGCGGCCGACCCGTTCTTCCACTCCTTCATCGCCGGGCTCGAGGACGAGTTCTCGGTCTCGGGACAGGTGCTCGTGCTCGCCGTCGCCAATCCCGGACGACAGGAGGAGGCGACGTATCGTGGGCTCGCCGTCGACCGGCGCGTCGACGGCGTCGTCCTCACCGATCTGCGGGCCGCCGACGAGCGGGTGCCGCTGGTCGCGGGACTGGGGCTGGCCGCCGTGACGCTCGGCGTCCCCGACGTCGAGAGCCCGTTCTCCTCGGTCGCCGTCGACGACGGCGCCGGCATCCACTCCGCCGTCGAGCATCTCGTCGCCCTCGGCCACCGCCGGCTGGCGCATGTCGCCGGTCCTGACGCGATGCTTCACTCCAAGCGCCGCCGCGATGCGTTCCACGCGGCCGTCACGGCAGCCGGTGCCGACGGCCGCTCCATCGAGACCGACTTCAGCGCTGCCGAAGGAGCCGCCGCAACGGAGGCGATCCTGTCGGCGCCGGATGCCCCGACCGCCATCGTCTACTCGAACGACCACATGGCCACCGCAGGACTCGGCGTGGCCCAGCGGCGCGGCATCGTCGTGCCGCGCGACCTGTCGATCACCGGATTCGACGACACCGACCTCGGCCGATACCTGCACCCTGCACTCACGAGCGTCACCACCGACGCCCGTGCGTGGGGACGGGTCGCGGCGCGCACGCTCCTCGACGCCATCGGCGGCGGGGAGCGCGTGCGGCTCGACCTCCCCGCATCCACCCTCGCCCTGCGCGACTCCACCGGACCCGCGCCGAACGATCAGAGCGGCTGA
- the purH gene encoding bifunctional phosphoribosylaminoimidazolecarboxamide formyltransferase/IMP cyclohydrolase yields MAGPSHDPSLYRDRDVVPIRRALISVSDKTDLLQLAQALQAAGVEIVSTGGSAAMIRDAGIPVVDVASVTGFPESLDGRVKTLHPSVHAGLLADLRLEDHERQLAELHIDPFELVVVNLYPFVETVASGAQGDDVVEQIDIGGPAMVRASAKNYANVAIVVSPESYPAIIDALGAGGTSLGQRRELAARAFGHTAQYDRAVATWFAEGTLSESDDLPQHLTVKAERLATLRYGENSHQRAAIYSRVGGHGIAQATQLQGKEMSYNNYVDADAALRAAFDMVKPAVAIIKHANPCGIAVAAPNALDPIASAHLRAHECDPVSAFGGVIAANRTITLKMAENLRDIFTEVVVAPDFEPEALEVFKLKKNLRVLQLPADWRQEPMDVRLVSGGLLLQDADRFPDEIDVVAKDWQLVSGDRPAEEEMENLIFAWKSCRAVKSNAIVLAKNSATVGIGMGQVNRVDSCRLAVERAGERAAGSVAASDAFFPFADGPQVLLDAGISAIVQPGGSVRDDEVIEAARGAGVTMFFTGERHFFH; encoded by the coding sequence ATGGCCGGCCCCAGCCACGACCCGTCCCTCTACCGCGATCGCGATGTCGTGCCGATCCGTCGGGCGCTCATCTCGGTGAGCGACAAGACCGATCTGCTGCAGCTCGCCCAGGCGCTGCAGGCCGCCGGGGTCGAGATCGTGTCGACGGGCGGCTCCGCGGCGATGATCCGGGATGCCGGCATCCCCGTCGTCGACGTCGCCTCGGTCACCGGCTTCCCCGAGTCGCTCGACGGGCGGGTGAAGACGCTGCACCCGAGCGTCCACGCCGGCCTGCTCGCCGACCTGCGCCTCGAGGACCACGAGCGTCAGCTCGCCGAGCTGCACATCGACCCCTTCGAGCTCGTCGTGGTGAACCTCTATCCCTTCGTCGAGACCGTCGCCTCGGGTGCGCAGGGCGACGACGTGGTCGAGCAGATCGACATCGGAGGACCCGCCATGGTGCGCGCGTCGGCGAAGAACTACGCCAACGTCGCGATCGTGGTCTCGCCCGAGTCGTACCCCGCGATCATCGACGCGCTGGGGGCGGGCGGCACGAGCCTCGGGCAGCGCCGCGAGCTCGCCGCACGCGCCTTCGGGCACACGGCGCAGTACGACCGCGCCGTCGCCACGTGGTTCGCCGAGGGCACGCTGAGCGAATCGGACGACCTGCCGCAGCACCTCACCGTCAAGGCCGAGCGCCTGGCAACGCTGCGCTACGGCGAGAACTCGCACCAGCGCGCCGCGATCTACTCCCGCGTCGGCGGTCACGGCATCGCGCAGGCGACCCAGCTGCAGGGCAAGGAGATGTCGTACAACAACTACGTCGACGCCGACGCAGCCCTGCGCGCCGCCTTCGACATGGTCAAGCCGGCGGTCGCGATCATCAAGCACGCCAACCCGTGCGGGATCGCCGTCGCCGCGCCGAACGCCCTCGACCCGATCGCCAGCGCGCACCTGCGCGCGCACGAGTGCGATCCCGTGTCGGCCTTCGGCGGGGTCATCGCCGCGAACCGCACCATCACGCTGAAGATGGCCGAGAACCTGCGCGACATCTTCACCGAGGTCGTCGTGGCGCCGGACTTCGAGCCCGAGGCGCTGGAGGTCTTCAAGCTCAAGAAGAATCTGCGAGTGCTGCAGCTCCCGGCTGATTGGCGACAGGAGCCGATGGACGTGCGCCTCGTCTCGGGGGGACTCCTTCTCCAGGACGCCGACCGTTTCCCCGACGAGATCGACGTCGTGGCGAAGGACTGGCAGCTCGTCTCCGGCGATCGCCCGGCCGAGGAGGAGATGGAGAACCTCATCTTCGCGTGGAAGTCGTGCCGCGCGGTGAAGTCGAACGCCATCGTCCTTGCCAAGAACTCCGCGACGGTCGGGATCGGCATGGGTCAGGTGAACCGCGTCGACTCGTGCCGTCTCGCCGTCGAGCGCGCGGGTGAGCGCGCCGCGGGCTCGGTCGCGGCATCCGATGCCTTCTTCCCGTTCGCCGACGGCCCGCAGGTGCTTCTCGACGCCGGCATCTCGGCGATCGTGCAGCCCGGCGGATCCGTCCGCGACGACGAGGTCATCGAGGCGGCGCGCGGGGCCGGCGTGACGATGTTCTTCACCGGCGAGCGCCACTTCTTCCACTAG